A stretch of DNA from Montipora capricornis isolate CH-2021 chromosome 1, ASM3666992v2, whole genome shotgun sequence:
ctgcaattttacccatttttcaattttagaataagcgaaagaagtggagtttcaagcaatcgttgtaataggatTCATATtctcaaacataacaaacagaccaaataaaagtactgtcataaccAACAGCACAGGGGTGGGTAGGAAATTGGGCATGTAATCTCTCGGTATCCTGTAACTCGGTAGAATCACAATCAAACTTCGACTTACCGGTAAGtgtcgtttaatttttaaattctacctCATTACCATGCTGAGAGATTCCATGAGACTTCAAAGCAATGTGGACATGAAGAAACAACAACCTGCCAGTTAAATGGTAATGTGTAAGTGCTACATTTTACATACAGTGTAGCTCGGAGATAAGCAAACcaaaatatacgcaaaaaacgCATGTATGCAAAATGCGTATTTATGCGTAAAAAAATGCGGATGCGCGTCAAGACATACGCAAAAAGGCTCATTAGTATTTATGAGCTCTCCTATTGTCTTTTGTCACCTTGTCTTTGTTTACTCTCAGTCGTTTCTGGTGTGGTGATTGTGAAAATAATTTGCGTGTTTGCTGGACGGTGTGTCactaaaagagcaaaaaatatCACCATATGCTTATTCCAATGGCGCAAAGTCCTTCTGGCTGGATATTTGGGTTAGGTTAGTGAAAGCGTTGAGAGCGATAATAAACAAACTGTGCGCCGTTGCATCCATTTAGTCGTAAACTAAAAAACACAACACGTACATGTAAGCAAAGGGCTCATCATTAGCGGTTTTGTGCAGAAATTCATCATTTAAGGCTGAGAATTTTGCAGCttcagttgttttgttgtaaatgcAGCAGCAAAGAATGATTTTTTTGGCATGGATTTTCAGCACAACAGTGAAGTCAAACACGGTTGGCAACACGTGATAAATAGGATTTTAATTCATGTAATAACCACATCTTCAGCTCTGTTATGAACGATTTTCTGATTTCAACGGGTACAATGCTTTCACTTCAGAtgcaaaatttttcttcaaaggctCAATGATGCGCTGatcacattaatttttatttgatttttctgcaAGGAAAAGTATTGGGTTAATTGTGGGCACATGATTCAAACGGTGAAATACTCTCAGttcagagaaaaaaaactttctatGATGTGCCGATcacatttatttgatttttctgcaAGGAAAAATTGGACTTTTTTGTATGCATTGGTAAAAGCTTATcatgaaatgactgtaaatACTGCGTCTCAGCAAACACTGACAAAAATCATGTCTTCAGTTTTGCGGGGCATAATTTGCCAATTTAATTTCGCTCGTCTTTTGAGACCTTTTTTGTATGTAAAATGTATTAAGCTTTGTAATAATACCCTGTGGGTGTTTTCATCGACGGCATTTGCAGATCGAAATTGATAGAAATCAaagcaacatacatgtacttgcgTATGTAAATTTTTGACTCCTTTGGGAGTCAcgcaatttattcttttgtctccctaaacaataacaggaaaagcaaaattatggTTATGAATACCAAAGGCACAAACGCGTATATGATACGCAATTTTAGACATGTCAAAAAAAATGCGTATAGGTGTATTCTGTGTGTTAATTTTGCATGTGCGTTGTTCGCTTATCTCCAAGGGGCACTGTAGATGACAAGACTGATCTTGCATAGCTTGAAACCTTAGCAATAGGTTTGTTGTAAAAGCAAGCAAAACAGCATTCAGATGACCAGCCTGCAATTTGGAGAATGTCATCAATATTTACATTAGCCCTGCTGCTGAAACAGATGCAGCTCTGGTACTGTGAGCTGAATATATGTTACAGTGTATATCAATACCAGCTAAAGCCAAAGTACATCGCACCCATCTAGTTACAGTACCCCTGCTTACAGGCTTATAAGGtttaaaggaaaaggaaaggaaaggaactttatttaagtgtctagtcattctagcgctggagcgctaattggggacactataaaatgaaattaacaatgaaagtaaatcaagtaatttttggtttttgaggagaggggaaaccagagtacccggagaaaaccactcagtgcagagtagagaaccaacaaactcaacccacatatgacgctgagtctgggaatcgaacacgggccacattggtgggaggcgagtgctctcaccactgcaccatccctgcacccccttTTTGTCTCCGTTGAAGGTGATTTATAAAGCGTTCTGCAACCCTGCTACGGGGTCATTTGCGTGGATCGGTGCAGAGGATGCTGAGATTACAATGTATTTATCTCAATGATTTCAGATGGCATCCCAAGATAATAGCCTGGGCAGATCTGCTACTTGCCCTAGAGGGTGATACCGTTCATTTGTCTGCTCCCAAAAACCAAAGTAGCCATGATGTTGAATTGCAAAGGGACACCCCCTTTTTTGCAACCTCAGACGCCCCCATAGTGTTAGTGAAAGGAGGCTCCATTGACCACACTAACACCCAGATTATGAATGTCAGGTGGCGCTTTTTCCACTTTTGGCGTCAAATACCAGACGAGGAGCAGCAAGAATTAGTGCCTTGTGGTCATTGTTTTGCCCGATTTCTCCTGGAAAACACTGCAAATGGCGTTACTACTTAAATTACATACAGGCATCAAGTATTGTTTACATTTCTCACACACATTACTCGCCCCTAAAAACCCATTTTTCGATACTCTTTTGCACGTTAGTAGCCATTTCATCCTCGAAAGTTTTTCAATGCCATCCTTTCTTTGCTCTCAAATGCTAGCCTGAACCCACTGCAGTCACTAAGTACATTTTCTCACATTTCTCACCCCTTACCGAAAAATAACTTTCATAGTGTTtcatagtttttatggcaatagggGTGAGAAATGTTGGCGAAGTACGTAAACCCCCTTTTGGGGGGTTACAAAGGGGTGGAAATGATAGATAGCAATTAAGTGTTTTGATTTGCACATACAATCTTTCAAATCAACTCATTGTTTTTGCAGTACAATCATTTAAGTCAGTGAGAAATGTAGTGCGAGAAATGTACAGCCATTTTGAGTGTCACGCAATAGGAGATAAACACTCATTTACAATGACAAACGCGCCATGCATCAAATATCATTGTTggttaaactttttttttttgtgttttttttaagtgtaaaaGTGGACAATGACATGATTTTAACGAGGTGTAACAGTGATATTTTTACTCCTTTTATTTGGGTTTTATGACTTCGGTGTCACGTAATAGATATCTCAGTCACAGACCATGTAAGGTTATTAACTTGTAGCGCTTTATTTATCGACAAATAGAGTACTTTTGTCTCATTTTTCTGTAAATGTGACACTTGaaagttgaaggaaaaaaagggaagTTATTGGTTTACTGGAGCTTTTTTTTGTCACTAATATTTGGCTCTATGGCCTTTACAGGTGAGGATTGCTTCTATCCTCTTACTCATGCTTAGAATGATGTTATCTATCATGGCTACTGGAATACTATCAAAAGCTGTAAACACACGCTGTTTGAATTCTTCGAAACATTCCTTTGTAATATTTTTAAGAGCTATTGCTTCCTCTAAAAAGCGTTTCACGAGGTGAAATACATTTTCTATACAGTCCACATCAGGTGAGCTAGCAGGGATCTCTAAAAGTTCAGCTTCTATACCCTCAAGAGTTTTTGCAGCAGCCTTGCTTCGTTGTGAGGGATCGTTGTCTATTACAAACAATCTTCTTCCATTCGCTTTCGGCCCTGCTTGTGCAAACACTAAGTTGAAATGCCTGCGTATGAAAAGGGTAAAGAATTCCCCACTCATTTTTTCCTCAGGAACTATCAGTATCACCCCTTTATCATAAGCGATAGCATCGAGGACATGCAAGCGCCTGCCACCTGCTAAGTTCTTTGAAGCCTTTGAAGTAAACTTAAGGCCTTCTCCCTTTCGTCGCCATACACGAGATTTATTGCAGGAAGCACTGCTCTGCGGGTTATATTTATGGATGAAAGAGACTCCATCAAGAAAAAATGCCACCTCATTTGTCCAGAACTCTGGATTTTGCTTTACTTTGCATTTCATTTTCCTAGCAAATCGTAACCGCACCTTTCGATTGTTTTCGCTCAACAGCCCCTTTTTTCTCGCTTGCAAGTACAGTAGCTATAGCCTTCCTCGTTCAGATAACGCGAAAATGTCCTTCTACTTACCATTTCAAGAGACAGCCCACTCTTTTCTACCACGTTTTTCACGGTTTTGTGAACATTACTGATTTGCATGTCTCTCAATGTGCGCAGTAGCTTTCGCACACTGCGACCACTTACTTTTCTTGGCCTCCCCCTCCTACTAGTTAGCTTACTTGACGAATTTTTGGTAACGCTGTTGGCCAATTTCTTCGCTGTGGACTCTCGCACACATATTCTGGCAGAGGAAGATTTCGAAATCCCACATTCATTTGCTATGTCACGATAACACGCACGTCCATACTTCCTTGCAAACAATACCAAAATAATGCTCTCTGCACAGCTGTAATCCTAGGAGCCATGACTTTCAATTCTTGTAACAGACGCAGCGCAAAAATGTGCAGCACTCAGTATACCTCACTGTAAGCAAGTAtaactgaatttttttctttgaaccAAACATGCACATCACAGATGAAAAAAGAATGCGTTTAAACGTCGCTTTTTTGCCGCGCGCCCTCCTCCCCTTGGGGGGAAAATATAGAACAGTCAATTTACCCGCAACACGTCCAAAAGACATGTTCACATCTATATCTAAACATTTGAAATATGTCGTCATTGGTTGTAGACCTATAAATTGATTTCATACAAAAAAACTATTTCAGACATTCCTGGCCAAAAATAATGGGACTATTTGCTACATATATCTCAGAGTCTTTctctgccccccccccctccccctcacaatgttgttacGCTCCTGTGTTTATGTACAGTCCGAAGGATCCCAGCAACTTTCAACATTGCGAGGGGGAGGGAGGGTTTCTGAAAATGACGATGAGAGCTTGAAAAAGGTTATGGCGACTGCTTGTAGATGTGTAAAACAAAAATGTACGGTGCCTGAGCCATTTTGTGTTCTGTCCCGTAACTTTTTGGCCAGGATTGTAGGTACTGTTTGGCAACTTTATCAATCGGCAGGGAGTTTTGGATTTGAAAGTCTCGTTCTGGTCTCTTAGCATGATGAATGCGGGTCGATTTGCGTAGCGTTCTATCTTGTTGCCGAGGTCGAGTGATTCGGCTAGTAGCTTTGCTTCGTTGTCGATGTCTTGCTTGATTGAAGGGTCTGACTTCTGGTGTGACTTTGTGATGTTTTGGTGAAGTAACTTCGTGTACTGGCTGCTTGGCATTTCATAGATGTTTGATGTTTTGTCGGCGAACACAAACATGTTGTCAGAAGACTGTATCTTCTTCGTGTCGGTTTTTAATTTCCTTTGGAAGTCGTTTGTATGGTCTTTGAATTTGATGTTCTTGATTAGATCGTACATGTCATTCTCAAAGTGTACGAGCAGGTCGTTCTGTTCTTCAGTAACTAACCGGAGTAGAGTGCTCAACCAGATGATCTAGGAGCGCAgccatatatgtatatatataccATAAATATATGGGCATACACAGGCCTGAATGGGTATGCAGGGGTACATggtttttatgaatatttgtttaaaaatacaatataataagggatacacaAATACCTACAaaacttcaagatggcggccagttAGTGAACTGCATCGTGTAACAAAAGGTATGTACATCGAAATACCTCGTCATGTTGATGAAGTATTAAATTTGACCAATAAATTActttttaggggtactccatggagtagggctccacATTTTGTCCTCTCCCCTGACAGCCGGCTGCCAAATGAGTTACTCGTGATAGCGCAACATAAGCACTGGAGCAAAGATGGTTCAAACAGCATACTGTGTCAAGTTAAGAATTATGTCGTTCTTTagcgaaatttcaaaatttcccaaGTTTGTTTCACTTGCTGGTTTTGTGTCTTTATAATTCGTATGCAAACGATGAGCGTTCAGATAATCAAGAGACTTTATTTCTCCACTAATCACAGTCTACTcctaaatttgttttccatgtgCAGTCAACATGCTGCAATTCCTATGATTACACAATAACAGTTTATTGCTGATGAAAGcgatgaaaaaagaaaccattcttaaattaTTTGTCAGTACGTCTGGTCTCAAAATTGTACAGACAAAGGCTCCGATAACTTGCAAGAATGTatcaattaaaattgaaatttgacaactTTGACAATAATATGTGGAAGGAATACTTGCCTTTCACCAAAATGGCGATGACAAAACGAAGACAATCCCACAGgtttgaatttcaagtctccaaataaaataaGTCAGCCTTGGACGAAAACAGACACAATTGAACCTTTTTcgaaaccaaacaaatttctCACACACATACAGTATTACAGCCTGGATAACGAGTGTTTCGTTAGTTGGATAACACAGCTGTCGCTTACACTGTAGTTAATAACAGTATCTTTGTATCTTTACAGTAAAGAAGTCTTTACATTATGTAAAGATAATCACATTTGAGTCCTTATGGAAATCGCGTACTTTCTCATTTGATTACAATTTCTTGCTGTAAGAATCTATTCTTCACACCATGAAATCTAAAACTTGATAGTCTTCCGCGTATTTCACAAGTACAACAGATCATTGTTCTTTCTTGCGGCCAGCCTCGTCTTTTCACTTGCGGCAAATTGTACCTTGCTTTTACcaagggaaaaaaatttgcataccgcGGTGGCGCACGACCACTACCCGTGGCAAAGACAAGGTATTTCCTTGTCCTGaggggtcaatactttcagGTGGTACTGTATTTCCTGTGCTCAACTACCAAAGAGACAGTGTAATATGCATCTGTTAGGTTTATAGAGGCCATATAACAGTTTTTCTTCATTAACTGAATAGCACAAATGTTGATGCTCTATGGATGCATTCAGTCCTCTTACATTCAAGATTAATCTGTAAGACCCATTTTTCTTCTTCCTGAGGAAAAATAATGGTAGAGacctagatagatagatagatagtttatttaacCATTAAAACATGACAGTCGCAAGACTGAATTGCGTTCCGTTAcaacattatatatatataacaagaagctatttacaatattcaataaaatggAAAGTACAATATTTCAATTGTatagaactttcaaaatgtaTAAGAtgattaaaaaagtaaaaaaacggTTTGTTTTGGAGACGAACCGCTGAAACCGCCTCTTTGTTCGAAGGTTGTAGTGAGAATTGTTCTCAGGTGGTAGGAGTGCTCTAAGTTTGTGAGTTTGGTCCGATAATACAGTGCTAAACAGCCTGCGGCAGTGGTCCTCACGACGGGCCTTCAGGGATTGTAGAGTAAAGCGAGTTAAGTTGTCAGCATATGACATTGAGGGCGAGATTATTTTCAGAGCCCGCTTCTGCACTCTCTCGATATCGTCAGACAGGTATTTGGGCAGTCCGTGGTGAAAGAGAGGAGAGCAATACTCCAGTACCAGTCTAAAGCAGGTGCAATAAAAGGTGACAATGTCATCCACGGGAATGCCGGCATGTTTTAGTTGGATAATAAAAAACATCCGCTTGTTTCCCTTTGTGATGATCTTTTCGACATGGCGATTCCACGTTAGGTTCTCCGAGAGGATCAGGCCCAAGACCTTTGCAAAGCCCACTCGTTCCAGCTCATAAGTACTGTACTGTAAGTAAGCTACTGACCATAAGTAGGGTCAGTCTCTTCAAGACCCTCTTTTCCAAGCAATTGTTGTATTTCACCATCAATAATTGCAGCCTTGTCAGAATTAATTGTAATTGGAGGCTTGGGATATTGTTGTTATGGGTTTTCAGTAAACTCAAGATGACAGTGTTCAACCATGTCAAGAATTTTTCTGTCTGATGTTATGTCCTCAATATTTTGGTCATGGTTCAGTTCTGGCTCTTTTGAACAGCCTTCTTTTTCCCCTCCTTCTTGTTGAAAGGGGGCCTCGGTAGTTATTTGATGGCCAAGAGTAATTATTCCTATATTTGCTCTGGTATCTGTCTGAGTGGCCATCACTCCTGGATCTTTTGAAGCTCTGCTTAGTTTCTCTACTAAGCTTGGAAGTGATTTGGTTGGTATCAGTAATGTCTTTAACCACTTTAGGTAGGTCATCTCCAAAAAGCTCAGTTGTTATTGGGTTTGATGGAGCACAAAGATAGCGGTAGTTTGTGTGGAGCTCAGGTTTTAGAGCCTCTCTACTCCTCAGATTTAACTCTATGTTGGCATTAGCCATCAACAGAACACCATCCATGAGTTGGTTAACTATCTGACCCTTTGATGGCATATCTGGCTTGCTAATCAGGTCATTTACAACCTGGACCACTGCAGTTGAACCCTTAATAAGGGATGTTTGCACCTTCTGGAGTTTGAGATCTGAGGTACGTGCTCTCTCTGAAAGATTGTTCCAGATATCTAGATTAACCCTGGTTTCCACCAGCATTTCACAGTTTTTGGCCTGAGGTAGtgtttcttgattttttttggcTTATCTTGCTCAGGCTTGtctttcaataacttctgaacaATGGTAGCTAAGTTTTCCTTGAATTTCCATCTTGTTCAGAGACATTTAACTCCTTCTCGAGTTTATTAAGTGTATCACTGTTGTCTTTACTCAGAACAATGTCATCATccgttttttgggttttttacgAGCGGGTTCCTCAGATTCTCTGTCTGACCTGCTGCCATGGTCATCGGACTTGGGGTCAGAAATTGCAGGAGCGTCATCATCGCCTTTGGAGTTGTTTTTTGCCTTGAGCAATGTGCCCAAACTGCTAAATCCCTTGTTCATTTCCAGAGCAAGGCCGGAAAAAGCCTCTTTTAGGAGGGCAGCCACATCTGTGGTTGAACTTTGGCCCGGAGTAGCAAATTGCTGTAAGCTGGTACCGGTACGTCGCTCGTTTGGTGCACTTTTTCCTGTGAGGAATGGCTGGGTTTTGTTACAGTCTTCATGATCACTGCTTTCTTTGAAACGTCAGAGCCAGTAGAAGGTGCTTTTTCACccttgtttttcagttttgcaTCACATTTAAGTGATTTTGTGGGATCTTTAGTCCCAGGGATGAGCTCTCGTGTGTTGACAGCGAGCCGCCATGCTTTTCTGCATGTGTTTTGTTTGATCCTGCGGAAAGTTCTTCATTCCAGTTGCTCAAGCTGGCATCTAAGGCTGAGCGGAGCTCTAGTAAACTCTCTGTGGTAGTTGCATTTGCTAATTGCAAGGGTTCGTCCATTCTAACTGCTGAATAAAGCTGTATTTTTGGAAAACATTCTCGTACACAACAATAAAAAGCCAACCTGATCGGCGACAAATGTTGCACTGATTGGCGCATGTGCTTGCTATCTCATGGAATCTCTCAGCATGGTAACAAGGTAGAATTGTTCTTTCTGTCTGCTTGCGAATTTGCCGAGCCATTGCAAagtgtatgttttcttttttttctgtattcagtatcacgaacggtgcatttagtgtGCTTTTGCAAtatatcgctctttgtagagatcggaaATATGCTCAGTGATGcttccaagtaaataactttggtagagatccatggatgttcccgtacaaggcatacttcgtttcactccccatcatgtcttttcaatccCCTGcggtgggctcgtttgtctgggtagacgaagtttaggcgatggttaactgtgagatgatgttagcccttgtcttgtaggcaattGTAAATTTTCCATCCACAGATAGCTAACAtgtagggctaatattttttcaaggaaagtttactgtCAGAAAATTGTGTTCTGGTGGATTATAggttatccattgcagttttctCTTGAGCATTGTgcaacagatccatctcccaatgcactttgtctttgccaactgactgcgtttccACACAGGTTTTgaacacggaagacgaaagtaaattgttttctttgcaccactctataaTGCACCGCTCAGGatggctataaagcagggacaatttgcAAATCTTCAATTCTCCCTTTACTGACGCTTTTGCTTCGGTAGGCATCTTGATTATTAGGAAGACACAAGCTTGcctcaaaagaagggaaacatgaaacgattttaattgcaatgaacttgtgcattaaagtttcccatgaaagatgcaccaatcagactgtaAGCGTGGTACAcccttccacgcagtgaacttataagtctGCCGCATGCatggggcatgaaggaaaagcaggtcacagttcacagcaatactggaaaacctaaaactatcacaggaactaaccttaagcctaaacagtgcctttagtcgtaattagggttacggttagcattgtttcaagagtagtaaaacagggatctctgaaCGGTAACCTACGACTGTAAGTTCATTTTATGGTAGGCGCTCGGCGcagcacgtgtatataatttcgtattattgttatgtaaatagtcagccagaattcaaaagaaatatCATTCAAGCAACTTGACATGTTAGCTCAGTGGTCAAGAACAGGGACATTCCAGGAATTCCCCACACTTTGTCAGCACCGGCGATATTCCTCGCTTTATTTTTTAGTGGGTagctgggttgccagtatggcaatctcAGTCATCaaatgggtaatatttctctgttgttttctcTGTTGGTAAAaatctttcctgtcactccccagCTAAGTTGTGTCTTTGTACATAGAGTCTTGTGTtggtattttgttaggtttgagggggttgggtaatgcatagatttctcttgtggacacaggagaacatttaattaacctgcaatagcgtcgaaagtcattgtaatgtGAATGGCATGTTAGTGCATCTTAGTACAAAATATACtgttatggagctcaagaatggaatgtcaattgaataaacaagacaggcggtgaaaaattaatatctggattcttaaaagcgacgagtaatggacttcgacaagaATCTATAGCCCATCgagccaaaatcaaagtgatatagatagatagatagatagatagtttatttataAAATACATCGCAGCCAAGAGGCTGAATTGCGTATTATTTACAATCAAATCATATTACTTACAATCAAATAAATTTATGTAGGTATATATGAAAAAGGTAAATGATTTACAGGAAAGGAGAggccatatatatatatcaatatAACGATGTAACgataacaaaacaacaaactaaatataaaaatattatcTTAGCTAAAGCCCTAGATTTGCACGCGCACACATAGCCGGAGTAAAAGAGTGCTTGAAACGGTTGGTGCGCAATTGTGGTATATAAGAAACGCGCTGGCGTCTCGTATTGTAAGCCGCTTGGTGCCTTTCAGGCAGCAAACAGGAAAGCCTATGACAGGGATTGGAGATGGTCAAAAACAGATTACCGCATAACTTAACTCGTCTGTCGTAAAGCGATGCTAAACCATGCCCATTTAAGGAATCAAGATATGAAAGTTCCAGGGAGATAATTGATAACGCGCACCTTTGGACCCTTTCGATATCGTCACTAACATACGTGGGTAGGGCATTATGGAATATCTGCGTGCTGTATTCCAGAACAGGTTGTTTAGTTGTGCAATAGAAATTAACTGTATCTTCTGCCAAAACGCGGGCTCTCCTTTGGCTGCTGACTGGGAAATATACAAGCCACAGTAAATGGCATTTCCAATCAAACGGAACAGTGGAAATTTCCTTACCATTTCCCAGTTTCCAGTTTCTCATCAACGGAAGACAATAGCCTTAATCGGAGTTATCAGCAGTTTTGCCACACGAACAAGGCTAagggggtcattttgtattgcGTTGTCCCTTAAGCCTCCTTTGCATGTGGTTttaagcaacaaaacaaaacaaaaaaataaaataataataataatggtttattcaATACATGTTTTTGTACAAGAGTTGAATACAACATGTTTACATTAATTACATTCTCAGAAAATTTTG
This window harbors:
- the LOC138055978 gene encoding uncharacterized protein — protein: MKCKVKQNPEFWTNEVAFFLDGVSFIHKYNPQSSASCNKSRVWRRKGEGLKFTSKASKNLAGGRRLHVLDAIAYDKGVILIVPEEKMSGEFFTLFIRRHFNLVFAQAGPKANGRRLFVIDNDPSQRSKAAAKTLEGIEAELLEIPASSPDVDCIENVFHLVKRFLEEAIALKNITKECFEEFKQRVFTAFDSIPVAMIDNIILSMSKRIEAILTCKGHRAKY
- the LOC138055987 gene encoding uncharacterized protein, which codes for MQYVRTEDGRVFRRNRRHLKKYDPPPATHTPEVEVGHSKITVTSTPPAGAVKDNEEPPIQPPHLVSADMSTPPSSPTVPAPAPVKDPPAGVAAATRSRQSSDHEDCNKTQPFLTGKSAPNERRTGTSLQQFATPGQSSTTDVAALLKEAFSGLALEMNKGFSSLGTLLKAKNNSKGDDDAPAISDPKSDDHGSRSDRESEEPARKKPKKRMMTLF